The genomic DNA AATCGAGGAGGACGAATTGGCGGACTGAATGGACGCGTGAATCGAGGGTGGGTTTGATGTCCCTGATAGGGAGGACGAGCCCGACCTGGAGTGTGTAGGTTTAGGATGTGGTGGTGAGGGCGATAGTCGACTGGGGAAGGGAGAGATAGGGTAAATAATTGAACTCCGGACCAAGTAATGCAACGTACCTGGCAAACACCGGCTTTCCAGCATGGGTGAGAATGAAGTATTCCCTCGGAGGGTACTGATCGGCCTGCGGCTCAGCTACTTCGAGTGTCTGCACGACTGCATCAGGCGACAGTGGAATATCTCCCGGCGATATTTTATCCTCTCCCAACTCAGCGCCTTCCGAAAAGGGACTTTTTGTTGCGTCTAGTAGACTGAGTTGAGTAAGTACGATTCCTCGGTGTGTGGTGCAGAGCTACTCACCTGCTGATGCGGTAGGTGTAGGCGGTACTGATCCCATCCGGTTGAGTGTCTTTCGTAGCTGTGTGCGAAGTGCGAGTGTGACATCTTCAGTAAGCTGAACGGGGGCCACTCTCTCGTCCTCTAACGGTGTATGGTCTTCACTCGGCAAGACGGTCGCGACAACatcaccactaccaccagaCTCGCGGTGGACAGTAAGCTCATGGGTCGAGCTCGTTGGGCTACCAACCCGAGGCACGTGTTGTGCGGCTGGGGAAGGCGTAGGCGCTCTGGAACGAGAAGGAGCCCGCGACCGAGTAGGCGTACGAGTGCCTTGGTCCGAATCCATCGTGGTCAAGGTCTAATATAAATTCGACTATCAACGTTGATTAATTAGGGTTGTGTTCGGGGCTGCACAGCCACCGCCTAGCCGGAGTCCTTGACACCTTTTTTTTGGACTCCACGCTCATGGGTCAACAAGGATCAGAAGGTCCGCCTCGTGCACCCGAGTTTCATTATTCACCCCCACTACCGGGGCGCACATCGAATGTACCCCCATTGACACGCCCAAAGATTCATCGCTATGTTGCAGTAGCGAGCTATACCGCCGTGGGGAGTAAGTCATGATTTTCATTCCTTAGTACTCTCTCTCCCTCTTCTAGGATGAGCACAGTACCCTGACACAACTGGGGTAGTCATATCAATTTACAACATATTCTTTGCCGACTACGGCGAACAAGAGCATGTCTTCTCTCCGGTGAGTCCGGCCCTAGTCGTATCCCGAAACACAATGGAATTAATTTCGACATGATACGAATGGGAATGATGATCCTTAGGCAAGACGGTGGCTGGATCGGCAGAAGGCGGCGTTTTGGACGCTGAGCCCAGCGGAGCAGGCAGCTGCCGATAGGCTGAAGCGTCAACAGGAATTACCTCGTGATACTGACAGACCAACATAAAGCGGTACATTCTCCGATGGATGCGAGTTCCACGTATACAGAACTTGCCTATTTCCTCCGAAATTTCGTCATTGGTGTGCAAAGGGATGGTAGTGTTTCGAAAACAACCCAATCCGACACTGTACTGTATGCATATGGATACGAACAAATGTCGGGTGTTATACTCTGATCTGGTGACGCTCCGAGATTAAAATGTACAGAGCTGAAGCTACCGAAAACACCTATCACACGCGCAGTAGCGACGCATGAGTGTAGCGCTGTCTGTTTGGGCACCTTTGAACTGCGGCGCAGCCTATTATTATATTCCTTCAAACTGACGTGACGACGCCCATACCAAGACTTGTACACAGGAGCCTGTACCGACGACTAACCGTGGATGCGTTACACATTCCAGCAGGCGATGTCATGACACGTGTGTAACAATTATAAGAATTGACTGCAAAAAGGCGGAGCCGAGCATACATTCCAGAGTAATTTCTCCCGATGACACTGGGCGCCCAAGAGCAAAAAGTTTAATAACCTATACGACGAAGCACAGAAAGTTTGTATAGAAAGATATATTAGCGAGCATGATAAACATCCTGACGACCGTCTCGATAGAGTCGATGTCAAACCGAACCGGGGACTGCAAGGGTCCGAAGCTGGCGCCCGACAACGGAACCTGAATATGAATTTGATTTACTACCTGAAAGACGCGCCGCGACACGTCGGTATCTCGCATATAAAGGGCAAGTTTTACCTTGGCTGATCCTTGCAATTGCATTGTTCCCCTCCTGCCCGATCACCTCCACCCTCCACTCGCTTGAATATGGCTTCCAAGACACCTAATGCGCCTCTGGGGATAGAGGAAATGTTCCAACAGATTATGATTGGAATGCAAAAATCCGTACGTTTACGTTCGCGTCCGCTGCGAGGTCCCACTAATGCTCAAGTGTGGAAAAGAACCAAGAAGTCTCTGAATTGAGGAATGAATGCGCCGAGCTTCGACAAGCTAATGCAGCACTCGAGAAACAAATTCGTGAATCATTGGTGAGTGCCAGGATACCTGCACCTGTCAAAGCCTAACATCTATTTTAGACCGGTGGTCTCGCACCGCCCTCTCGCCAGGGATCCTTCTTCCACTCTCCTACTGTTCCCGGCAGCCCGATCGCACGCCCGACCCGCTCCCCATTCCTAGCGCCGACTGGTGCACCATCGCTCTATGTGCCCAGCACGCCTTCGCAAGAAACCAAGTCGCTAGAGTGCCCGGCTTTTGGGCTGTTGTTCCTGCCGGAGGAGCCGGAACGCGTCTCTGGCCTCTTTCTCGCGAATCCTACCCCAAATTCTTCCTCGACGTCACACTCTCCGGCCGTTCCCTCATCCAGAGCACATGGGACCGTCTCTTGCCGCTCACAACTCCCGAGCGTCTCATGGTCGTCACCGGCCAAATCCATGCTCCGACCGTCCAAGTCCAACTGCCCGATCTCGATTCGTCCAACCTGCTCGCCGAGCCGAGCCCCAAGGAGTCTGCGCCGCCATTGGACTGGCAGCTGCCGTTTTGGCTCGACGGGACCCGGACGCGGTCTTGGGTTCCTTTGCGGCGGACCATATGATTAGCGGTGCGGATGCGTTTATGGCGGCTGTGACCGAAGCCGTCGCCACCGCCCGACACGACTACCTCGTCACTATTGGTATTGCGCCCTCCCACCCGTCTACAGGATTCGGTTACGTCCGTCTCGGTCGTCAGCTCAACCTCCCTGGATTCCCAACAGTCGCATCGTCTCGCagttcaaggaaaagcccgACGCTCGTACCGCCGCTGCGTACATTACTAGCGGTAACTACCGCTGGAACGCCGGTATGTTCGTGGTCAAGGCCAAAGTGCTCATGGCACTCTACGCCGAGTACTGTCCCGAGCTTGCAGAGGGACTCGAGAAGATTGCTGAGGTCTGGGAGGACCAGGCGCTCAGGGAAAAGGCTCTCGCAGAGATTTGGCCAACTTGCCCAAGATTGCGATTGATAATGCCGTGGCGGAGCCTGCTGCGTTGACCGGCCGAGTTGCGACTGTGCCCGCTACTTTCGGTACGTAGATTGAACTCGATATCCTATGATTATATTGACTAAATTGTTATATAGGTTGGGATGATGTTGGTGACTTTGCTTCTCTCTCCGACTTGCTCCCCGCAGAGCACAGTCAGACAGGATTCTGGGTGACGGAAACTTGGGTACGTTTGTTCAGCCTCTCCTTCATTCAACGGGTATTAACGTTCTACAATAGTCATCACCGAACAGGTTGCAGGTGGTATCGTCGTTCCCGCATCGGGTCGTCTCATCGCCTGCTTGGGTGTGGACGATCTGGTCGTCGTTGATACCAATGATGCGCTACTCATCACGACTCGCGCACGTAGCCAAGAAGTCAAGAAGATCGTGCAAAAGACCAAGGAAAGTGGATGGAAACAATTGTTGTAAAACCGTTATTTTACGTTTTGGTATTGAATTCGGACAATTGTATGTTTTGGTAATGGTTTTAATGGATTTGATATTTTTCTATACCAGTCGAGTCTATGGAATGCAGGTTGAAACTATTCCCATTATTGAGTGGATTCTAGCGACAATAACTTAAGGGGCCATAGGTTCCAATTAGAACCTCGAAATGTCCCGACCGAAGAGCCAGTTGATCATCCTAAGAAGACTTCAGCCGGGCATTCCTGAAACACATACACTCTACTCACCATAGCGTAGGTATCAGAATCTTGTTCCTCCAACTCACACTCTTGGTCAAATAGGCCCCTCGCCAAATAACCCATGCAGCCCATCTGGCGCATACACCCTATCAGTATAACGAAATCCACCTACGGATCAGTGAAACTCACCCTTTGATGTTCTGGCTCTCTCCCTGCATGATCGCACGCCACCCGCCCAAGTATGCAAGTGCCCCAAAGTTTTTGAATACAAAGTCGGTAGTCGTGTTGGGATCGCCACTGTTGAAATGTTTTACCAGGTAATTGGCTTTTTGGCTGGCCACTTGGGCGGTCGTGGGGAGCACTGGTCCGTCTTTGACTGCCGCACAATCGCCTATGAATGCGTATCAGTAACGGGTGCCATAGCTTCCACTATCGCAAGAAATCATACCGAGCGCGAACACGTCTTCTATAGCCTCACCCCCCTCTTTCAACACTCTCAGTTTCGCATCTGTCAAAATCCTAGCTTGGTGAGTGGGCTCCTTCTCGATACCCTTCAAACTCTTTACAAATGGATTCGTGGCCAATCCGGTTGCCCAGACTAGCATACCAAACGGAACAGCCTCTCCACCCTTGAAATGGAGCATACCGGATTCGACGCGCTCGACGACATGGTTCGGGCGAATGCTCACTCCCTCGCGCTTCAAATGCCTCTCGGCAAACTCGCCCAAGGCCGTATCAAACATCCCCAATATCCGCGGCGCGACATCGTAAATCGTGATCCTGGCGTGTTCCTCGACAAGCGACCTGGTCCCCTGGGTCGGATACAACTCGGGCAAGTCGTCGTGCAGGAGATCGTGCAGCTCGGCAGCAAACTCGACGCCCGTTGCGCCGCCCCCGACGATGGCGAAGTGGAGGAGTTTGTCTCGTTCGGCCGGGCTGGTCGTGGGCAAGGCCGCTTTTTCAAAGTTGGAGAGGACGCGTTGGCGGATTCGGCGTGCGTCGGCGACGTCTTTGAGGAAGTATGCGTGTTGGGTTACGCCTGGTGTGCCGAATGTTTGGGAGTAGGCTCCTGGAGCGATGACAAGCTGGAAGAGGGAGAGTGAGTTGGAGCTTGTGGTAGTGGAAAGGAAAGTTACCTTGTCGTATTTGACGGTAAACTTTTCTCCTCCTTGGTCTTTGTCGAGTTCGGTGGCGAGGTTGCTTTGGACTAGGATCGACTTGTCTTTAAAGTCGACTGTTTCGGCCCAACCTTGATATACTATATGGCAGACTGAGACTGAGATCAAGGGCCATAAATAGAGATTAACTCACGTTCGACTCCTTTTCGTCTAACAGGCTCGATGGCAGTACGAAATTCAAGTGTGCCGACAGCCGTTGATGCAAGAAGGGGCGtaaaagcaaaataagaccgAGGAGATATGACGACAGTTTGATACTTTTTCTTGTCCACTCCGCGCAGAACGCCGAACCCCGCCCAGCCGGAACCGATGACTACCAGTCGTT from Rhizoctonia solani chromosome 16, complete sequence includes the following:
- a CDS encoding mannose-1-phosphate guanylyltransferase translates to MASKTPNAPLGIEEMFQQIMIGMQKSNQEVSELRNECAELRQANAALEKQIRESLTGGLAPPSRQGSFFHSPTVPGSPIARPTRSPFLAPTGAPSLYVPSTPSQETKSLECPAFGLLFLPEEPERVSGLFLANPTPNSSSTSHSPAVPSSRAHGTVSCRSQLPSVSWSSPAKSMLRPSKSNCPISIPAVLARRDPDAVLGSFAADHMISGADAFMAAVTEAVATARHDYLVTIGIAPSHPSTGFGYFKEKPDARTAAAYITSGNYRWNAGAQGKGSRRDLANLPKIAIDNAVAEPAALTGRVATVPATFGWDDVGDFASLSDLLPAEHSQTGFWVTETWVAGGIVVPASGRLIACLGVDDLVVVDTNDALLITTRARSQEVKKIVQKTKESGWKQLL
- a CDS encoding NADH-ubiquinone oxidoreductase family protein; the encoded protein is MSLARRVALSSVRTQTQPWRRLYSSTELDARKGDRQRLVVIGSGWAGFGVLRGVDKKKYQTVVISPRSYFAFTPLLASTAVGTLEFRTAIEPVRRKGVELYQGWAETVDFKDKSILVQSNLATELDKDQGGEKFTVKYDKLVIAPGAYSQTFGTPGVTQHAYFLKDVADARRIRQRVLSNFEKAALPTTSPAERDKLLHFAIVGGGATGVEFAAELHDLLHDDLPELYPTQGTRSLVEEHARITIYDVAPRILGMFDTALGEFAERHLKREGVSIRPNHVVERVESGMLHFKGGEAVPFGMLVWATGLATNPFVKSLKGIEKEPTHQARILTDAKLRVLKEGGEAIEDVFALGDCAAVKDGPVLPTTAQVASQKANYLVKHFNSGDPNTTTDFVFKNFGALAYLGGWRAIMQGESQNIKGWAAWVIWRGAYLTKSVSWRNKILIPTLWMINWLFGRDISRF